GAAATACTTGCTGAAAAGTTTGAAGAAATACTTTTTGAACTCGCCCTTAATATGGTGCTCACTGAAGACGAAAAGCTGACTATACGTTACCCCTTTTTAGTCCGCATCGGAGATGTAATAAAAGCCAAAGATGCACCTGATGGCAGAGCCGAAAGCCGTGTGATCGACCGTTGGTATGCAAAAAAGGATGATGCTGCTTTTATGAAAGTAAAGCTTAAAAATAATGTTACCGAAGAAGAATGGGAAACAGAATTTGAATTACCCGAATAAAATTCCTCATTTAATTAGTCCTCATATAGAAGTATGATTCAAATCATACTTTTGACATCGTGTTTCGTCTTACTTTGTACTTTCCACGGAACTAACCTGAAAAAATTTAGTCACATCTCGTAATCAAAATGTCCCAATCAAAAGGATTTATTTCGTTTATGATGAATCCGAAAAATTGGTGGATTCCTCTGCTGATTATTTTTGCAGTAAGCTTTGGCGGAGTGGGAATGATAGGATACCAAACTTACAACGATGCGCCGCCCTTGGAGAATTTCATTAGCCGGGATGGTGCGATTGTCTTCAGTAAAAACGATATTATAGAAGGCAAAAAGGTGTTTCACCAATATGGATTGATGGATTATGGCAGTATGTTTGGAGATGGAGGTATCAGGGGACAGGATTTCACGGCAGAAGCGCTGCATGAAATTTCAGCCTCAATGTACGAATTTTATTCTGCATCGATTGGCAAAGAAGCTGCAGGTGAAAAACTAAAGAAAGAACTAAAATCGAATACACACGATGAGAGTAAGAAATCCATAACTATAACAGATGCAGGCGTAAAAGGCTATTCCGATTTGGTCAGGCATTACCAGGATGAATTTTATTTTAATAAAAAGCTGGCAAAAGGTAAAACCAACTGGGTTTACATCCCGGATACCACTTCAATAAGAAAGCTGGCTGCTTTCTTTTATTGGGGAGCCTGGGTATGCGCTGTAGAAAGACCGGGAGAGAGTTATAGTTATACACACAATTGGCCTTACGATACAGAGGCTGGTAATTTTCCAAGTCATAGTGTATACCTATGGAGTGTTCTGGGGCTGTTCGGATTTATTCTCGGGTTGTGCGTAGTTCTGTATTACTACTCCCAATTCGAACAATTAAATTTTCAATCATATACTAACAAGGCGCTTCCATTAATTTCATTCAACAGTATTAATAATTTTAAGCCATCGTCTTCTCAAAAGGCATCTTTTAAATTTTTGATTGCAGGGGTACTTTTGTTTTTTATACAGGTAGTTTGCGGTATTCTGACGGTACATGATTTTGTAGGAATTTACAATTTGTTTGGGATAGACTTCTCGACTCTTTTTCCATTCGTAGTTTCAAGAAGCTGGCATGTGCAGTTATCGGTATTGTGGATCTCATCCTGCTGGATAGGTGCTTCACTTTTTGTTTTGCCATTGATCTCTAAAATAGAAATTGCCAATCAAAAACTATTTGTTAATATATTGTTTTGGTTTACCTTAATTGTTGTATTAGCGGCATTCATAGGTATATATCTCGGGCCGACAGGCTTTCTTGGAAAAGGTTGGTATTGGTTTGGGCATCAGGGTTGGGAGTTTTTAGAAATGGGAAGGTTTTACCAATATTGTTTACTTGCAATTTTTATTTTATGGATCTTTATTCTTTACAGGGGTTTAAAACCCGCCTTTATCAAAGGCAGGCCATGGCGCTTGCCCAACTGGCTCATTTACACAGTTTTTTCAGTTGTTTGTTTGTTCCTTTCCGGATTCGTTGCCGGGCAGGAAACAAATTTTGTTATCGCTGATTTTTGGCGTTGGTGTGTAATACATATGTGGGCAGAAGCATTTTTTGAAGTTTTCACA
This genomic stretch from Bacteroidota bacterium harbors:
- a CDS encoding cbb3-type cytochrome c oxidase subunit I, whose product is MSQSKGFISFMMNPKNWWIPLLIIFAVSFGGVGMIGYQTYNDAPPLENFISRDGAIVFSKNDIIEGKKVFHQYGLMDYGSMFGDGGIRGQDFTAEALHEISASMYEFYSASIGKEAAGEKLKKELKSNTHDESKKSITITDAGVKGYSDLVRHYQDEFYFNKKLAKGKTNWVYIPDTTSIRKLAAFFYWGAWVCAVERPGESYSYTHNWPYDTEAGNFPSHSVYLWSVLGLFGFILGLCVVLYYYSQFEQLNFQSYTNKALPLISFNSINNFKPSSSQKASFKFLIAGVLLFFIQVVCGILTVHDFVGIYNLFGIDFSTLFPFVVSRSWHVQLSVLWISSCWIGASLFVLPLISKIEIANQKLFVNILFWFTLIVVLAAFIGIYLGPTGFLGKGWYWFGHQGWEFLEMGRFYQYCLLAIFILWIFILYRGLKPAFIKGRPWRLPNWLIYTVFSVVCLFLSGFVAGQETNFVIADFWRWCVIHMWAEAFFEVFTTVIIGYFMVLMGIVSRQATERVIYIAAILFLGSGLLGISHNFYWNGKPVATMALGSIFSTLQVVPLILLTLEAWRFKKLPEFLQKNKPGAAFAMNDIFLFLVGVNFWNFMGAGVFGLIINLPIVNYFEHGTYLTVNHGHAALMGVYGNLSIAAVLFCAKLLFDSSRWNEAICKTVFWSINIGLALMVVLDLFPAGVYQLNAVFKNGLWYARSDQFLSSNMFQSLTWLRIIGGSVFFVLGVLPLCYFIMTRIKNIKKAALDFSNPANNELFSQDDD